The Podarcis raffonei isolate rPodRaf1 chromosome 2, rPodRaf1.pri, whole genome shotgun sequence genome window below encodes:
- the C2H17orf80 gene encoding uncharacterized protein C17orf80 homolog isoform X2: MAGITSGVETCPFCKKPFKRLKSHLPHCKMAGDTDSRNVLPPSKKAGKKKEQIKSTETTSKKENKKNKAKATTHSLQPQEIPGSARCSHHHSVEDAQKQIKCATEKAHKTEGTNQGASEDVQTQSAEKVFSATKLAKKSPTEQKNRSKPTPNEEESASSLTLKPLNQNGKSTSESPSGASQTTNPSTKQRQRKEASAKPDSFTDNLQPIPQRFIDTVELVIENHRVRILRNKCESSVENIPLNKAVVGNQKAGCWPAKPPSGDAEIALADGQQIMTEPEGGKSASGLELSGNIGSGETKKNVATIKAHTSDGRFMDNCRQVANTPVQLAAGIKSTIEENPVCFNGEGYWKESPVYISFKSEIYPSFTEALRERHNETSNYYLTSLGKEIALRSVVTIGDKGTGIYVNQSSLQTLEMPTAYWPTPPDRSIRPSPLGLEWFPELYPNYRGLGLFSKRPSQWATVIPEAKVLSLPWEGQQAWNGYYNRYINMKKNGVAGISILLLGCVLSYAWSYPHIKHSR; encoded by the exons ATGGCAGGTATCACTTCAGGAGTAGAAACTTGCCCCTTCTGCAAAAAGCCATTTAAACGGCTCAAGTCTCACCTGCCTCACTGTAAGATGGCGGGAGATACAGACTCAAGGAATGTTTTGCCTCCCAGCAAGAAAGCtgggaaaaagaaagagcagatCAAAAGCACAGAAACTacctccaaaaaagaaaataagaaaaacaaagcaaaagcaacaACACATTCCTTGCAACCACAGGAAATACCTGGATCAGCAAGATGCAGCCATCATCATTCAGTTGAGGATGCACAAAAGCAAATCAAGTGTGCTACTGAAAAAGCACACAAAACTGAAGGCACTAATCAAGGAGCCTCAGAAGATGTCCAAACACAATCAGCTGAAAAGGTGTTTTCAGCAACGAAGCTTGCAAAAAAGTCACCCAcagaacagaaaaacagaagTAAACCTACCCCTAATGAGGAGGAATCTGCATCCAGTCTCACTTTAAAGCCACTGAATCAGAATGGAAAATCAACTTCAGAATCTCCTAGTGGAGCTAGCCAGACAACTAATCCTTCTACGAAACAAAGGCAAAGGAAAGAAGCATCTGCAAAGCCAGATTCTTTCACTGATAATTTACAACCTATTCCTCAGAGATTTATTGATACTGTAGAACTAGTGATAGAAAACCATCGTGTGAGGATACTGAGGAACAAGTGTGAATCATCTGTTGAGAATATCCCTTTAAATAAAGCTGTTGTGGGCAACCAGAAGGCAGGATGCTGGCCTGCGAAACCACCATCTGGAGATGCAGAGATTGCCTTGGCTGATGGGCAGCAAATTATGACAGAACCTGAGGGTGGAAAGAGCGCTTCAGGTCTTGAACTTTCAGGGAATATTGGGAGTGGAGAGACAAAAAAGAATGTGGCTACAATTAAAGCACACACTTCCGATGGCCGTTTTATGGACAACTGCAGACAAGTCGCCAATACTCCTGTTCAGCTGGCTGCAGGAATAAAAAGCACGATTGAAGAAAATCCTGTATGTTTCAACGGGGAGGGCTATTGGAAAGAATCTCCAGTTTACATCAGTTTCAAATCAGAGATCTACCCCTCATTTACAGAAGCCCTCAGAGAAAGACATAATGAAACCTCTAACTACTACTTAACTAGTCTGGGAAAAGAGATTGCTTTGCGTTCTGTTGTGACTATAGGAGATAAAGGCACAGGGATATATGTCAATCAATCATCACTCCAAACGTTAGAAATGCCTACTGCCTATTGGCCCACACCCCCTGATAGAAGCATACGCCCAAGTCCTTTGGGACTGGAGTGGTTTCCAGAACTGTATCCTAATTATCGTGGGCTAGGTTTATTTTCAAAGAGGCCATCTCAGTGGGCTACAGTCATCCCGGAAGCTAAAGTACTCAGTCTCCCTTGGGAAGGCCAGCAAG CCTGGAATGGATACTACAACAGATACATCAACATGAAAAAGAACGGAGTGGCTGGTATCTCCATCCTGCTTCTGGGCTGTGTCCTTAGCTATGCTTGGAGCTATCCACACATTA AACACAGTCGCTGA
- the C2H17orf80 gene encoding uncharacterized protein C17orf80 homolog isoform X1 — protein sequence MAGITSGVETCPFCKKPFKRLKSHLPHCKMAGDTDSRNVLPPSKKAGKKKEQIKSTETTSKKENKKNKAKATTHSLQPQEIPGSARCSHHHSVEDAQKQIKCATEKAHKTEGTNQGASEDVQTQSAEKVFSATKLAKKSPTEQKNRSKPTPNEEESASSLTLKPLNQNGKSTSESPSGASQTTNPSTKQRQRKEASAKPDSFTDNLQPIPQRFIDTVELVIENHRVRILRNKCESSVENIPLNKAVVGNQKAGCWPAKPPSGDAEIALADGQQIMTEPEGGKSASGLELSGNIGSGETKKNVATIKAHTSDGRFMDNCRQVANTPVQLAAGIKSTIEENPVCFNGEGYWKESPVYISFKSEIYPSFTEALRERHNETSNYYLTSLGKEIALRSVVTIGDKGTGIYVNQSSLQTLEMPTAYWPTPPDRSIRPSPLGLEWFPELYPNYRGLGLFSKRPSQWATVIPEAKVLSLPWEGQQAWNGYYNRYINMKKNGVAGISILLLGCVLSYAWSYPHISKAFYLYLS from the exons ATGGCAGGTATCACTTCAGGAGTAGAAACTTGCCCCTTCTGCAAAAAGCCATTTAAACGGCTCAAGTCTCACCTGCCTCACTGTAAGATGGCGGGAGATACAGACTCAAGGAATGTTTTGCCTCCCAGCAAGAAAGCtgggaaaaagaaagagcagatCAAAAGCACAGAAACTacctccaaaaaagaaaataagaaaaacaaagcaaaagcaacaACACATTCCTTGCAACCACAGGAAATACCTGGATCAGCAAGATGCAGCCATCATCATTCAGTTGAGGATGCACAAAAGCAAATCAAGTGTGCTACTGAAAAAGCACACAAAACTGAAGGCACTAATCAAGGAGCCTCAGAAGATGTCCAAACACAATCAGCTGAAAAGGTGTTTTCAGCAACGAAGCTTGCAAAAAAGTCACCCAcagaacagaaaaacagaagTAAACCTACCCCTAATGAGGAGGAATCTGCATCCAGTCTCACTTTAAAGCCACTGAATCAGAATGGAAAATCAACTTCAGAATCTCCTAGTGGAGCTAGCCAGACAACTAATCCTTCTACGAAACAAAGGCAAAGGAAAGAAGCATCTGCAAAGCCAGATTCTTTCACTGATAATTTACAACCTATTCCTCAGAGATTTATTGATACTGTAGAACTAGTGATAGAAAACCATCGTGTGAGGATACTGAGGAACAAGTGTGAATCATCTGTTGAGAATATCCCTTTAAATAAAGCTGTTGTGGGCAACCAGAAGGCAGGATGCTGGCCTGCGAAACCACCATCTGGAGATGCAGAGATTGCCTTGGCTGATGGGCAGCAAATTATGACAGAACCTGAGGGTGGAAAGAGCGCTTCAGGTCTTGAACTTTCAGGGAATATTGGGAGTGGAGAGACAAAAAAGAATGTGGCTACAATTAAAGCACACACTTCCGATGGCCGTTTTATGGACAACTGCAGACAAGTCGCCAATACTCCTGTTCAGCTGGCTGCAGGAATAAAAAGCACGATTGAAGAAAATCCTGTATGTTTCAACGGGGAGGGCTATTGGAAAGAATCTCCAGTTTACATCAGTTTCAAATCAGAGATCTACCCCTCATTTACAGAAGCCCTCAGAGAAAGACATAATGAAACCTCTAACTACTACTTAACTAGTCTGGGAAAAGAGATTGCTTTGCGTTCTGTTGTGACTATAGGAGATAAAGGCACAGGGATATATGTCAATCAATCATCACTCCAAACGTTAGAAATGCCTACTGCCTATTGGCCCACACCCCCTGATAGAAGCATACGCCCAAGTCCTTTGGGACTGGAGTGGTTTCCAGAACTGTATCCTAATTATCGTGGGCTAGGTTTATTTTCAAAGAGGCCATCTCAGTGGGCTACAGTCATCCCGGAAGCTAAAGTACTCAGTCTCCCTTGGGAAGGCCAGCAAG CCTGGAATGGATACTACAACAGATACATCAACATGAAAAAGAACGGAGTGGCTGGTATCTCCATCCTGCTTCTGGGCTGTGTCCTTAGCTATGCTTGGAGCTATCCACACATTAGTAAGGCCTTTTATCTGTATTTATCATAG